A stretch of the Sphingomonas sp. CL5.1 genome encodes the following:
- a CDS encoding 1-deoxy-D-xylulose-5-phosphate reductoisomerase, producing MRTITILGATGSVGTSTLDLVERAPETFRVRALTANSDVARLAAAAIRTRAERAVIADEAHLPALREALAGSGVAAAGGAEAVTEAAGEGADVTVAAIVGCAGLKPVMAAIRAGGTIALANKESLVSAGDVMKAAIDRHKATLLPVDSEHNAIFQCLDARLSHRARRIILTASGGPFRDRPLAEMAAITPAQAVAHPNWSMGAKISVDSATMMNKGLELIEAFHLFPLDHGQIEIVVHRQSVVHSMVEYVDGSTLAQLGTPDMRTPIAYALAWPDRMATPGEPLDLVRVGRLDFEAPDPERFPALALARAAVEAGGARPAILNAANEVAVAAFLGGAVGFLEIAAIVADTLERFDPPAPQTLDAVLDIDREARRLAAERVEERVA from the coding sequence ATGAGAACAATCACCATCCTCGGCGCGACCGGATCGGTCGGCACCTCGACGCTGGATCTGGTCGAGCGCGCGCCCGAAACCTTCCGCGTCCGCGCGCTGACCGCCAACAGCGACGTGGCCAGGCTCGCCGCCGCCGCGATCCGCACCCGCGCCGAGCGCGCGGTGATCGCCGACGAGGCGCATCTGCCCGCCCTGCGCGAGGCGCTCGCCGGCTCCGGCGTGGCGGCGGCCGGCGGCGCGGAGGCGGTGACGGAAGCGGCCGGAGAAGGCGCGGACGTGACGGTCGCGGCGATCGTCGGCTGCGCCGGCCTCAAGCCGGTGATGGCGGCGATCCGCGCCGGCGGCACGATCGCGCTCGCCAACAAGGAGTCGCTGGTTTCCGCGGGCGACGTGATGAAGGCGGCGATCGACCGCCACAAGGCGACGCTGCTGCCGGTCGACAGCGAGCATAACGCGATCTTCCAGTGCCTCGACGCGCGGCTCAGCCATCGCGCCCGCCGCATCATCCTGACGGCGAGCGGCGGCCCGTTCCGCGATCGCCCGCTGGCGGAGATGGCGGCGATCACTCCGGCGCAGGCGGTGGCGCATCCCAACTGGTCGATGGGCGCCAAGATCTCGGTCGATTCGGCGACGATGATGAACAAGGGGCTGGAACTGATCGAGGCGTTCCATCTTTTTCCGCTGGACCATGGGCAGATCGAGATCGTCGTCCACCGCCAGTCGGTGGTGCATTCGATGGTCGAATATGTCGACGGGTCGACACTGGCGCAGCTCGGCACGCCCGACATGCGCACCCCGATCGCCTATGCACTGGCCTGGCCGGACCGGATGGCGACGCCGGGCGAGCCGCTCGATCTCGTCCGCGTCGGACGGCTCGATTTCGAGGCGCCCGATCCTGAGCGCTTCCCCGCGTTGGCGCTGGCCCGCGCGGCGGTGGAGGCGGGGGGCGCGCGTCCCGCGATCCTCAACGCCGCGAACGAGGTGGCGGTGGCGGCATTTCTCGGCGGCGCGGTGGGGTTCCTCGAAATTGCCGCAATCGTCGCCGATACCCTCGAACGCTTCGACCCGCCCGCGCCCCAAACGCTCGACGCGGTGCTGGATATCGACCGCGAGGCGCGGCGACTGGCGGCGGAGCGTGTAGAGGAACGCGTCGCTTGA
- a CDS encoding phosphatidate cytidylyltransferase, whose amino-acid sequence MTDRRSDLPKRALAGIVMIGVALAALWLGGIAFWLLAVIGALVMMAEWGGLHGASPRDTRLAQFALSVPLAVMAPASLTIVPHDFFSLGLIGGAAFFVVIITRRPQFAAGVVYCALPVLALMFIRRQHEGIVFTLWALALVWACDIGAYFAGRAIGGPKLAPRVSPNKTWAGLAGGVVAAGAFGLFMHWRFGLPWRMTLATPALAVLAQAGDLYESWLKRRAGVKDSGALIPGHGGVMDRLDGLVPVAPVAAFLVVLPHFYPS is encoded by the coding sequence GTGACCGATAGGCGCTCCGACCTGCCGAAACGCGCGCTGGCGGGCATCGTGATGATCGGCGTCGCGCTCGCGGCACTGTGGCTGGGGGGCATCGCCTTCTGGCTGCTCGCGGTGATCGGCGCGCTGGTGATGATGGCGGAATGGGGCGGGCTGCACGGCGCGTCGCCGCGCGACACGCGGCTCGCGCAATTCGCGCTGTCGGTGCCGCTGGCGGTGATGGCGCCGGCCTCGCTGACGATCGTGCCGCATGATTTCTTCTCGCTCGGCCTGATCGGCGGGGCGGCGTTCTTCGTCGTCATCATCACGCGGCGGCCGCAATTCGCGGCGGGCGTGGTCTATTGCGCGCTGCCGGTGCTGGCGCTGATGTTCATCCGCCGCCAGCATGAAGGGATCGTCTTCACGCTCTGGGCGCTGGCCTTGGTCTGGGCGTGCGACATCGGCGCCTATTTCGCCGGCCGCGCGATCGGCGGGCCGAAGCTCGCGCCGCGCGTCAGCCCGAACAAGACCTGGGCGGGGCTGGCCGGCGGCGTCGTCGCGGCTGGCGCTTTCGGGCTGTTCATGCACTGGCGCTTCGGCCTGCCGTGGCGGATGACGCTCGCCACGCCGGCGCTGGCGGTGCTCGCGCAGGCGGGCGACCTCTACGAAAGCTGGCTCAAGCGCCGCGCCGGCGTGAAGGATTCGGGCGCGCTGATCCCCGGCCACGGCGGCGTGATGGACCGGCTCGACGGCCTCGTGCCGGTCGCGCCGGTCGCCGCCTTCCTCGTCGTCCTCCCGCATTTCTATCCGTCATGA
- a CDS encoding isoprenyl transferase, with translation MSSAPALASGGGVLPRHVAIIMDGNGRWAKKRFLPRVAGHRAGVEAVRAVSRAARAMGIEALTLYAFSSENWRRPEEEVGDLMGLLRLFIRSDLAELVRENVRLRVIGDFRRFPGDVVALIEDALARTAANTGPVLVIALNYGGQAELTEAARRLAARAAAGEIDPASIAPATIEAELETRDLPPLDLLIRTSGEHRLSNFLLWQAAYAELLFVDTLWPDFGAAELEAAVADFGRRQRRFGGL, from the coding sequence GTGAGCAGCGCCCCGGCCCTCGCGAGCGGCGGTGGCGTGCTGCCGCGCCATGTCGCGATCATCATGGACGGCAACGGGCGCTGGGCGAAGAAGCGCTTCCTGCCGCGCGTCGCCGGCCATCGCGCGGGCGTGGAGGCGGTGCGCGCCGTCAGCCGCGCGGCGCGCGCGATGGGGATCGAGGCGCTGACGCTCTACGCCTTCTCCAGCGAGAACTGGCGCCGGCCGGAGGAGGAGGTGGGCGACCTGATGGGCCTGCTGCGCCTGTTCATCCGCTCCGATTTGGCCGAACTGGTGCGCGAGAATGTGCGGCTGCGCGTGATCGGCGACTTCCGCCGCTTCCCCGGCGACGTGGTGGCGCTGATCGAGGACGCGCTGGCGCGGACGGCGGCGAACACCGGGCCGGTGCTGGTGATCGCGCTCAATTATGGCGGGCAGGCTGAACTGACCGAAGCGGCGCGGCGGCTGGCGGCGCGCGCGGCGGCGGGCGAGATCGATCCCGCGTCGATCGCGCCGGCGACGATCGAGGCGGAGCTGGAGACGCGCGACCTGCCGCCGCTCGACCTGTTGATCCGCACATCGGGCGAGCATCGCCTGTCGAATTTCCTGCTGTGGCAGGCGGCCTATGCCGAATTGCTGTTCGTCGACACGCTCTGGCCCGATTTCGGCGCGGCGGAGCTGGAGGCGGCGGTGGCCGATTTCGGGCGTCGCCAGCGACGGTTCGGGGGCCTGTGA
- the frr gene encoding ribosome recycling factor: MAAYDKADLERRMHGAVESLKGDLGGLRTGRASVSLLDPVTVEVYGAHMPLNQVATVSAPEPRMLSVQVWDKSNVGPVEKAIRSAGLGLNPINDGQNLRLPIPDLTEERRKELAKLAGQYAEKARVAVRNVRRDGMDALKTDEKKGVFGEDDRKRHENEVQKLTDSTIAEIDAAAAGKEKEILGK, translated from the coding sequence ATGGCGGCCTATGACAAGGCGGATCTGGAGCGCCGGATGCACGGCGCGGTCGAATCGCTGAAGGGCGATCTCGGCGGCCTGCGCACCGGGCGCGCCTCCGTCTCGCTGCTCGATCCGGTGACGGTCGAGGTCTATGGCGCGCACATGCCGCTCAACCAAGTCGCGACCGTTTCCGCGCCGGAGCCGCGCATGCTCTCCGTGCAGGTGTGGGACAAGTCGAACGTCGGCCCGGTGGAGAAGGCGATCCGCTCGGCCGGCCTCGGCCTCAACCCGATCAACGACGGCCAGAACCTGCGCCTGCCGATCCCCGACCTGACCGAGGAGCGCCGCAAGGAGCTGGCCAAGCTCGCCGGCCAATATGCCGAGAAGGCGCGCGTCGCCGTGCGCAACGTGCGCCGCGACGGGATGGACGCGCTCAAGACCGACGAGAAGAAGGGCGTGTTCGGCGAGGACGATCGCAAGCGCCACGAGAACGAGGTGCAGAAGCTGACCGACAGCACCATCGCCGAGATCGACGCGGCGGCGGCGGGCAAGGAAAAGGAAATCCTCGGCAAGTGA
- the pyrH gene encoding UMP kinase gives MTSPRYKRILLKLSGEVLMGEGGKSIDPEVTARVAEEIAGVKAQGYELCVVVGGGNIFRGLAAAAQGFERATADYMGMLATVMNALAVQNALEQIGVDTRVQSAIPMQSVCEPFIRRRAARHLEKGRVVIFAAGVGSPFFTTDSGAALRAAEMNCDALFKGTSVDGVYDDDPKKVPTAKRYETIGYGEVLSKNLKVMDASAVALCRDSNIPIVVFNIREHGNFAAVLRGEGVSTVVRNEQETK, from the coding sequence ATGACCAGCCCCCGCTACAAACGCATCCTCCTGAAACTCTCGGGCGAAGTCCTGATGGGCGAGGGCGGCAAGTCGATCGACCCCGAAGTCACCGCGCGCGTGGCCGAGGAGATCGCCGGCGTGAAGGCGCAGGGCTATGAATTGTGCGTCGTGGTGGGCGGCGGCAACATCTTCCGCGGCCTCGCCGCCGCCGCGCAGGGCTTCGAGCGCGCCACCGCCGACTATATGGGGATGCTGGCGACGGTGATGAACGCGCTCGCCGTGCAGAACGCGCTGGAGCAGATCGGCGTCGACACGCGCGTCCAGTCCGCGATTCCGATGCAGTCGGTGTGCGAGCCGTTCATCCGCCGCCGCGCCGCGCGGCATCTGGAAAAGGGCCGGGTGGTGATCTTCGCGGCGGGCGTCGGCTCGCCCTTCTTCACCACCGACAGCGGCGCCGCGCTGCGCGCGGCCGAGATGAATTGCGACGCCTTGTTCAAGGGCACCTCGGTCGATGGCGTCTATGACGACGATCCCAAGAAGGTGCCGACGGCGAAGCGATACGAAACAATCGGTTACGGCGAAGTCCTCTCGAAGAATCTCAAGGTCATGGACGCAAGCGCGGTGGCGCTGTGCCGTGACAGCAACATCCCGATCGTCGTCTTCAACATCCGCGAGCATGGCAATTTCGCCGCCGTGCTGCGCGGTGAGGGCGTGTCGACGGTCGTCCGCAACGAACAGGAGACGAAGTGA